A window of Leptospira licerasiae serovar Varillal str. VAR 010 contains these coding sequences:
- a CDS encoding DUF4926 domain-containing protein has translation MPPYKEHEIVKLKRNIDSIPAGAVGTIVFVYHDPRVAYEIEFLDNNGNTLGILTVEEENIEKVPKA, from the coding sequence ATGCCACCTTATAAAGAACACGAAATCGTAAAATTAAAACGAAACATAGATTCGATTCCAGCAGGAGCTGTTGGAACGATTGTTTTTGTTTATCATGATCCTCGTGTCGCATATGAAATTGAATTTTTAGACAATAATGGGAATACTTTAGGTATTCTGACTGTTGAAGAAGAGAATATAGAAAAAGTGCCAAAAGCTTAA
- a CDS encoding DUF6984 family protein, whose translation MKNFRKITLDEGRLLKFLIKKSDIELYKRININKLKVQEMDDGGMGSLVFLTNNKERKMDKCIANTSFYDEDGTEVSATLNIDQYGDLYELDLWKVDFSRLKKIPEIFE comes from the coding sequence ATGAAAAATTTCAGAAAAATTACTTTAGATGAAGGGCGACTACTTAAGTTCTTAATAAAGAAGTCAGATATTGAGTTATATAAACGCATTAATATTAATAAGTTAAAAGTCCAGGAAATGGACGATGGGGGGATGGGAAGCCTCGTTTTCTTGACCAATAATAAAGAGCGGAAAATGGACAAATGCATTGCAAATACGAGTTTTTATGACGAAGATGGGACCGAAGTTTCTGCTACATTAAATATTGATCAGTATGGCGATCTGTATGAGCTTGATCTTTGGAAAGTCGATTTTAGTAGACTAAAGAAGATTCCGGAAATTTTCGAATAA